The following are from one region of the Trichoderma breve strain T069 chromosome 5, whole genome shotgun sequence genome:
- a CDS encoding deoC/LacD family aldolase domain-containing protein: MAEQHPYSVTVTLNQIAKMIDHSLLHPTMTDDQIREGLAIAKRYNVATACVKPYLIPMAKKELEGSTVLVCPVIGFPHGNSTTEVKVFEAEAAAVAGGEEIDMVINIGKALGGDWEYVSDEIRRVNDAVTKHGAILKVIFENDFLREEHIIKLCQLCSDIGVVFVKTSTGYGFVKQANGTYTYDGATVPHLKLMRQHSSSKVQIKAAGGVRTLDDLLHVMSLGVTRIGATVTVAIMEEAARRGITNIPSTVTFKPIDGTVSGGY; the protein is encoded by the coding sequence ATGGCTGAGCAACACCCTTATTCGGTCACTGTGACCTTGAACCagattgccaagatgatTGACCATTCGTTGCTGCACCCGACTATGACTGACGATCAGATCCGCGAGGGTCTCGCTATCGCTAAACGTTACAATGTTGCAACCGCTTGTGTTAAACCGTACCTTATTCCGATGGCAAAAAAGGAGCTGGAAGGCTCCACCGTACTCGTTTGTCCGGTTATTGGTTTCCCCCATGGAAACAGCACTACGGAAGTGAAGGTTTTCGAAGCTGAGGCTGCGGCTGTAGCAGGCGGGGAAGAAATTGATATGGTGATCAATATCGGCAAAGCGCTAGGTGGTGATTGGGAATATGTGTCAGATGAGATCAGACGCGTCAATGACGCCGTCACAAAGCATGGCGCTATTCTCAAGGTGATTTTTGAGAACGACTTCTTGCGAGAGGAGCATATTATCAAACTCTGCCAACTCTGCTCTGACATCGGAGTCGTGTTTGTCAAAACATCTACTGGATACGGTTTTGTAAAGCAAGCAAATGGCACGTACACTTACGATGGGGCAACGGTGCCTCATCTAAAGCTTATGCGACAGCACTCAAGCTCAAAAGTGCAAATCAAGGCTGCTGGAGGTGTAAGGACACTGGACGACCTTCTGCATGTGATGTCACTGGGGGTGACGCGGATCGGGGCCACGGTGACAGTGGCTATTATGGAGGAAGCTGCGCGGAGAGGAATAACAAACATACCCTCCACAGTGACGTTTAAGCCAATTGATGGAACTGTTTCAGGAGGATACTGA
- a CDS encoding ankyrin repeats (3 copies) domain-containing protein: MEASESRKRARNDDGAVSIRSKRHQSDNNDWQSLSYCDYTIGWVCALPIEMAAAEAMLDSIHVLLPRKEGDPNTYTFGRIGEHNVVIACLPSSQYGTNNAATVASNMSRSFSSITIRLMVGIGGGVPDGGIDIRLGDVVVGNEVMQYDLGKILPDGQFQRTGRTITPPHTILTAVSKLQADYESAPSRIPSILLDMLDRNEQMTSYARPSLPDRLFRHTYKHTQKLDSCERCSLSEVLERPHRETANPKIHYGKIASGNQVVKDGETRAKMADELGIICFEMEAAGLHDFPCLAIRGICDYSDSHKNKAWQKYSAAVAAAYAKELLSVIPTQQRMDTETTNPTTNLALLHNRMEAVLGSLTFEQIDSRHATIKTQHSKTCQWLLDHPKYVEWLEPIHFTSHHGFLWINGKPGAGKSTLMKFAYTHAKNKWGAIADATVISFFFNARGVQLEKSTEGMYRSLLFQVIQKFPDVLHDSDQIFQARHNQATWDIETLQALFTHAATRLGQRQITCFIDALDECDISEVENMVEYFEHLGDQAAESQTKIYICFSSRHYPHIDIRNGLKITLEDQPGHGEDLEKYVRSKLRAGNSKASQEVSAEILKRASGVFLWVVLVVDILNREFRDGRMWAVKRRLKELPDGLSNLFKDILCRDNHNMDDLLLCIQWILFAARPLTCEEYYFALVSGLDPSPENLVGYDRESTTPAAMELYLLSSSKGLAELVKSKARTVQFIHESVRDFLIKDNGILQLWPNHAASFESYSHDRLKQCCDNYCNIDISERVPQEEFPFLDYATRHVLHHANAAEDDIPQITFLKNFALKRWLHLYNLIQQYEAHRYTAKASLVYILAEHNLPSLVRSAIDNGFDAHLKGERYGYPILAALKNGHEEVYKTLLPHCNASDKIINQDDYHKGFSIPRNTTVLHYAAEHGNLLLLTHLLKFMKPTSDAPDMRRGHTALSYAASKGSETCLRALLSYGFNLEAADRNSRTPLFHAAWGPHEAAMRLLLDRGAQIEATDKDGRTPLSYVVGWSGAKAAIQLLLDRGAQIEAASNNGRTPLSYAVGDVRGNEAIVRLLLDRGAQIEAASNNGRTPLSYAAGMSGNEAIVRLLLDRGAQIEAADEDSRTPLSYAAGDGNKAIVRLLLDRGAQIEAADKDGRTPLLIAARTRDEALVRLLLDQGAQIEAASKEGRTPLSYAAEAGIEAVVRLLLDRGAQIEAADKDGWAPLSYAGLYKKETVIRLLQLRGAKSSPLISS; the protein is encoded by the exons ATGGAGGCTTCTGAGAGCAGAAAGAGAGCTCGAAATGACGATGGTGCAGTGTCGATCCGCTCGAAACGACACCAATCGGATAATAACGACTGGCAAAGCCTTAGCTACTGTGACTACACCATTGGCTGGGTTTGCGCTCTCCCCATCGAgatggcagcggcagaagCCATGCTAGACAGCATTCACGTCCTCTTACCCCGCAAGGAAGGCGATCCCAATACTTACACCTTTGGCCGCATTGGTGAGCATAATGTTGTTATCGCATGCCTTCCATCGAGCCAATACGGCACAAATAACGCCGCTACAGTGGCCAGCAATATGAGTCgaagcttctcctccatcaccattcGATTGATGGTTGGAATCGGTGGTGGGGTGCCCGATGGCGGGATCGACATACGATTAGGAGATGTTGTAGTCGGAAATGAAGTGATGCAGTACGACTTGGGCAAGATCTTGCCCGACGGCCAGTTTCAGCGAACAGGCCGCACCATCACACCCCCTCACACGATCTTGACGGCTGTGTCCAAGCTACAAGCGGATTATGAAAGCGCGCCTAGCAGAATCCCCAGCATCCTCTTGGACATGCTTGACCGAAACGAGCAAATGACCTCATACGCCCGACCTAGCTTGCCAGATCGACTGTTCCGTCACACATACAAGCATACGCAAAAGTTGGACAGCTGCGAGCGTTGTAGCCTATCGGAGGTTCTAGAACGACCTCATCGGGAGACTGCGAACCCCAAAATCCACTATGGCAAAATTGCATCTGGCAACCAGGTCGTCAAGGATGGCGAAACTCGTGCAAAGATGGCGGACGAACTTGGCATCATCtgctttgagatggaggctgcaGGGCTGCATGATTTTCCTTGCCTTGCGATTCGCGGCATTTGCGACTACTCAGATTCTCACAAGAACAAGGCCTGGCAGAAGTATTCcgctgctgtcgctgctgcATACGCCAAGGAACTCCTGTCTGTCATACCTACACAGCAACGAATGGATACTGAAACGACAAATCCTACAACAA ACCTAGCATTGCTCCACAATCGAATGGAGGCAGTGTTGGGCTCATTAACGTTTGAGCAAATCGACTCGCGCCATGCGACAATCAAGACTCAACATTCCAAAACTTGCCAATGGTTGCTTGACCACCCAAAGTACGTTGAGTGGCTTGAACCAATACATTTTACCAGTCATCATGGATTCCTGTGGATCAATGGAAAGCCCGGCGCTGGGAAGTCTACATTGATGAAGTTTGCCTACACCCACGCGAAGAACAAGTGGGGAGCAATAGCCGACGCAACCgtcatctcttttttcttcaatgccCGAGGCGTTCAGCTGGAAAAGTCAACAGAAGGAATGTATCGGTCACTGCTTTTTCAAGTCATTCAAAAATTCCCGGACGTGCTACACGATTCAGACCAAATCTTCCAAGCCAGGCACAACCAGGCTACCTGGGATATTGAAACGCTGCAGGCTCTTTTCACCCATGCGGCTACCAGACTTGGCCAACGACAGATCACCTGCTTCAtcgatgcccttgatgaATGTGATATATCTGAGGTTGAGAATATGGTTGAGTATTTCGAACATCTTGGAGACCAAGCTGCCGAAAGCCAAACGAAGATTTACATCTGTTTTTCTAGTCGCCACTATCCGCATATCGACATACGCAACGGATTGAAGATCACTTTAGAGGATCAGCCAGGCCATGGCGAAGATCTTGAGAAATATGTCCGAAGCAAGTTACGAGCCGGCAACAGCAAGGCGTCTCAGGAGGTCTCTGCCGAAATCTTAAAGAGAGCATCAGGAGTCTTCCTGTGGGTGGTACTCGTCGTTGACATACTTAACAGAGAGTTCCGCGATGGTCGCATGTGGGCAGTAAAGCGGCGATTAAAGGAGCTGCCCGATGGGCTTAGTAATCTTTTCAAGGATATACTTTGCCGGGACAATCATAATATGGACGATCTGTTACTTTGCATCCAGTGGATCTTATTTGCAGCAAGGCCCTTGACATGTGAGGAGTACTACTTTGCCCTCGTATCAGGACTGGACCCAAGCCCTGAGAATCTGGTTGGGTACGACCGAGAATCTACTACCCCTGCGGCCATGGAGCTGTATCTTCTTAGCTCTTCGAAAGGCCTTGCCGAACTTGTCAAGTCGAAAGCGCGAACTGTGCAATTCATTCATGAATCCGTACGCGATTTTCTCATCAAGGACAACGGGATTCTCCAGCTATGGCCCAATCACGCAGCGAGCTTTGAAAGCTATAGCCACGATCGATTGAAACAATGCTGTGATAATTATTGCAACATTGACATTTCCGAAAGAGTACCCCAAG AAGAGTTCCCATTTCTTGACTACGCGACACGACATGTCCTTCATCATGCCAATGCTGCCGAGGACGATATTCCTCAGATTACATTCTTGAAGAACTTCGCATTAAAGCGCTGGCTTCATTTGTACAACTTGATTCAACAGTATGAAGCTCATCGTTACACAGCCAAGGCTTCTTTAGTTTACATCCTGGCTGAGCACAACCTACCGTCTCTTGTCCGATCTGCAATTGACAACGGATTTGATGCTCATCTGAAAGGAGAGAGATACGGATATCCTATCCTGGCTGCTTTGAAAAATGGCCACGAGGAGGTATACAAGACACTCCTGCCTCATTGCAATGCCTCGGACAAGATTATCAATCAAGACGATTACCATAAAGGGTTCTCGATTCCAAGAAATACTACTGTGCTCCATTACGCTGCGGAGCACGGCAATCTGTTACTCTTAACACACTTACTTAAGTTCATGAAACCAACAAGTGACGCACCAGATATGCGGAGGGGCCATACTGCTTTGAGTTATGCGGCGTCTAAGGGTAGTGAAACTTGTTTACGAGCGCTGCTCTCCTACGGTTTCAATCTCGAGGCGGCTGACAGGAACAGCCGGACGCCGCTATTTCATGCTGCCTGGGGCCCGCATGAGGCCGCtatgcggctgctgcttgaccgGGGCGCGCAGATCGAGGCGACCGACAAGGATGGCCGGACACCGCTATCGTATGTCGTGGGCTGGAGCGGGGCTAAGGCCGCTatacagctgctgcttgaccgGGGCGCGCAGATTGAGGCGGCCAGCAACAACGGCCGGACACCACTATCATATGCCGTGGGCGACGTGAGAGGGAATGAGGCTATTGTACGGTTGCTGCTTGACCGGGGCGCGCAGATTGAGGCGGCCAGCAACAACGGCCGGACACCACTATCATATGCCGCGGGCATGAGTGGGAATGAGGCTATTGTACGGTTGCTGCTTGACCGGGGCGCGCAGATTGAGGCAGCCGATGAGGACAGCCGGACACCGCTATCATATGCCGCAGGGGACGGGAATAAGGCCATTGTACGGCTTCTGCTTGACCGGGGCGCGCAGATTGAGGCAGCTGATAAAGACGGTCGGACACCGCTATTAATCGCCGCGAGGACCAGGGATGAGGCCCTTGtacggctgctgcttgaccaAGGCGCACAGATTGAGGCGGCCAGTAAGGAAGGCCGGA